The following are encoded together in the uncultured Desulfobacter sp. genome:
- a CDS encoding TonB-dependent receptor yields MTLGSNGAALYGLPAPQERQVSSNLEGSNDAGSNMQALKMTYDFSESLTLTSISSHRVYDDECMLDYDFSSSTLRHSRKDNQYRKISQEMRLNYAKNRLKWLLGVYYDDDHNDINYETESIYPTLAGVTSRDLEGDAYAVFGNISLPLTERLNIFSGLRYEKQNLSFRDNLDKRAFDDSWDAVSPRVGIEYHCVPDLMFYGSVSKGYRSGGFNMFAMDSRYYSYEPESLWNYEVGVKGDFFDHRLVVNGALYYMDISDMATATTRYTMIREKSAYR; encoded by the coding sequence ATGACACTGGGAAGTAACGGAGCGGCTCTTTACGGCCTTCCGGCACCGCAGGAACGGCAGGTGTCATCTAATCTTGAAGGAAGCAATGATGCCGGGTCAAACATGCAAGCTCTTAAAATGACGTACGATTTCAGCGAGTCACTCACCTTGACATCGATAAGTTCCCACAGGGTTTACGATGATGAATGCATGCTCGATTATGATTTCAGCAGTAGTACATTACGACATTCCCGGAAGGACAACCAGTATCGGAAGATTTCCCAGGAAATGCGGCTCAACTATGCAAAAAATCGTCTGAAATGGCTTCTGGGTGTATATTACGACGATGATCATAATGATATTAATTATGAAACCGAATCCATCTATCCGACGCTGGCCGGCGTTACCAGCCGCGATCTTGAAGGAGACGCATACGCCGTTTTTGGTAACATATCCTTACCGTTGACAGAACGCCTGAACATATTTTCCGGATTGCGTTACGAAAAACAGAATCTGTCGTTCAGGGACAATCTTGATAAACGGGCTTTTGATGACTCATGGGATGCCGTATCCCCAAGGGTTGGCATCGAATACCATTGTGTTCCCGATTTGATGTTTTATGGCAGTGTGTCAAAGGGCTACCGCTCCGGCGGTTTTAACATGTTCGCAATGGATTCCCGATACTACAGCTATGAGCCTGAATCTTTGTGGAACTATGAGGTGGGTGTTAAGGGGGATTTCTTTGATCACCGGCTTGTGGTGAATGGTGCGCTGTACTACATGGATATATCGGATATGGCAACGGCTACTACACGGTATACAATGATCCGGGAGAAATCGGCGTACAGGTGA